From Chionomys nivalis chromosome 21, mChiNiv1.1, whole genome shotgun sequence, a single genomic window includes:
- the Lyl1 gene encoding protein lyl-1 isoform X1 codes for MCPPQAQAEVGSAMTEKVEMVHASSPVLAPPAKPASPGPLPVEVDHRNPACTPWLPPGVPVINLGHTRPTGAAMPTTELSALRPSLLQLAALGAAPPTLALHYHPHPFLNSVYIGPAGPFSIFPHSRLKRRPSHGELDLAEGHQPQKVARRVFTNSRERWRQQHVNGAFAELRKLLPTHPPDRKLSKNEVLRLAMKYIGFLVRLLRDQAAVLASGPSAPEPRKPPAHRGVESGARCGARHRVEAACSQPVLPGDCDGDPNGSVRPIKMEQTALSPEVR; via the exons ATGTGCCCACCCCAGGCCCAGGCAGAGGTGGGTTCCGCCATGACTGAGAAAGTTGAGATGGTGCACGCCTCCAGCCCTGTGCTTGCACCTCCCGCTAAGCCCGCCTCACCTGGGCCCCTTCCTGTGGAGGTGGACCACCGAAACCCGGCATGCACCCCCTGGTTGCCTCCAGGTGTGCCAGTGATAAACCTGGGTCATACCAGGCCCACAGGGGCAGCCATGCCCACCACAGAGCTGAGTGCTCTTCGGCCCTCCTTGCTGCAGTTAGCGGCCTTAGGAGCAGCTCCGCCCACCCTGGCCCTGCAttaccacccccaccccttcctcaaCAG CGTCTACATTGGGCCAGCAGGACCCTTCAGCATCTTCCCTCACAGCCGGCTGAAGCGAAGACCAAGCCACGGTGAGCTGGACTTGGCTGAGG GGCACCAACCCCAGAAGGTGGCTCGTCGCGTGTTCACCAACAGCCGAGAGCGCTGGCGGCAACAGCACGTTAACGGCGCCTTCGCGGAGCTCAGGAAGCTGCTGCCCACCCACCCGCCCGACCGGAAGCTGAGCAAGAACGAGGTGCTGCGTCTGGCCATGAAGTACATCGGTTTCCTGGTGCGGCTGCTGCGAGACCAGGCGGCTGTGCTCGCCTCGGGCCCCAGCGCTCCCGAGCCCCGCAAGCCACCTGCGCACCGGGGAGTAGAGAGCGGTGCGCGCTGCGGGGCCCGACACAGGGTGGAGGCTGCGTGCTCGCAGCCCGTGCTTCCTGGGGACTGCGACGGCGACCCCAATGGGTCGGTGCGACCCATCAAGATGGAGCAGACAGCCCTTAGTCCTGAGGTGCGGTGA
- the Lyl1 gene encoding protein lyl-1 isoform X2, with amino-acid sequence MCPPQAQAEVGSAMTEKVEMVHASSPVLAPPAKPASPGPLPVEVDHRNPACTPWLPPGVPVINLGHTRPTGAAMPTTELSALRPSLLQLAALGAAPPTLALHYHPHPFLNSVYIGPAGPFSIFPHSRLKRRPSHGHQPQKVARRVFTNSRERWRQQHVNGAFAELRKLLPTHPPDRKLSKNEVLRLAMKYIGFLVRLLRDQAAVLASGPSAPEPRKPPAHRGVESGARCGARHRVEAACSQPVLPGDCDGDPNGSVRPIKMEQTALSPEVR; translated from the exons ATGTGCCCACCCCAGGCCCAGGCAGAGGTGGGTTCCGCCATGACTGAGAAAGTTGAGATGGTGCACGCCTCCAGCCCTGTGCTTGCACCTCCCGCTAAGCCCGCCTCACCTGGGCCCCTTCCTGTGGAGGTGGACCACCGAAACCCGGCATGCACCCCCTGGTTGCCTCCAGGTGTGCCAGTGATAAACCTGGGTCATACCAGGCCCACAGGGGCAGCCATGCCCACCACAGAGCTGAGTGCTCTTCGGCCCTCCTTGCTGCAGTTAGCGGCCTTAGGAGCAGCTCCGCCCACCCTGGCCCTGCAttaccacccccaccccttcctcaaCAG CGTCTACATTGGGCCAGCAGGACCCTTCAGCATCTTCCCTCACAGCCGGCTGAAGCGAAGACCAAGCCACG GGCACCAACCCCAGAAGGTGGCTCGTCGCGTGTTCACCAACAGCCGAGAGCGCTGGCGGCAACAGCACGTTAACGGCGCCTTCGCGGAGCTCAGGAAGCTGCTGCCCACCCACCCGCCCGACCGGAAGCTGAGCAAGAACGAGGTGCTGCGTCTGGCCATGAAGTACATCGGTTTCCTGGTGCGGCTGCTGCGAGACCAGGCGGCTGTGCTCGCCTCGGGCCCCAGCGCTCCCGAGCCCCGCAAGCCACCTGCGCACCGGGGAGTAGAGAGCGGTGCGCGCTGCGGGGCCCGACACAGGGTGGAGGCTGCGTGCTCGCAGCCCGTGCTTCCTGGGGACTGCGACGGCGACCCCAATGGGTCGGTGCGACCCATCAAGATGGAGCAGACAGCCCTTAGTCCTGAGGTGCGGTGA